One stretch of Amycolatopsis sp. NBC_00345 DNA includes these proteins:
- a CDS encoding STAS domain-containing protein, producing MTARFSVFSAPTELTVTITGRDGVLVLTTVGDIDAASVPALDEALVTAQAGRERVVVDLSRVEFLGCAGIRVLCGAAERDPSLTVVSGTAHGVRRCLEVTDAALHLTIHETLAEAISPAGNPARNEESAT from the coding sequence ATGACTGCCCGATTCTCCGTATTCTCCGCGCCCACCGAGCTGACGGTCACCATCACCGGCCGCGACGGCGTCCTGGTCCTGACCACCGTCGGTGACATCGACGCCGCCAGCGTTCCCGCCCTCGACGAGGCGCTGGTCACCGCGCAGGCCGGCCGCGAGCGGGTGGTGGTCGACCTCTCCCGCGTCGAATTCCTTGGCTGCGCCGGGATTCGCGTGCTCTGCGGCGCCGCTGAGCGCGACCCGTCGCTCACGGTGGTGTCCGGCACCGCGCACGGGGTGCGGCGCTGCCTGGAGGTCACCGACGCCGCCCTGCACCTGACGATCCACGAGACGCTGGCCGAGGCGATTTCGCCCGCCGGGAATCCCGCCAGGAATGAGGAATCGGCCACCTGA
- a CDS encoding SsgA family sporulation/cell division regulator, translating to MGTESPAVRATVIFGLRTFGAIPLPVRADLEYDPSDPYAIAVGYHAGPGVVRWLFGRDLLADGLIAPAGDGDVRVRPAADPSRVIVELNAPDGSAVLEAQASELADFLDRTYDEIPAGDEARWFDFDHELTKLAMHD from the coding sequence ATGGGCACCGAGAGCCCCGCCGTCCGCGCGACGGTCATCTTCGGACTGCGCACGTTCGGGGCCATCCCGCTGCCGGTGCGCGCCGACCTCGAGTACGACCCGTCGGACCCCTACGCCATCGCCGTGGGCTACCACGCCGGCCCGGGTGTCGTCCGCTGGCTCTTCGGCCGTGACCTGCTGGCCGACGGCCTGATCGCCCCCGCGGGCGACGGTGACGTCCGCGTCCGCCCGGCCGCCGACCCGTCGCGCGTGATCGTCGAGCTGAACGCCCCCGACGGCTCCGCCGTGCTGGAAGCCCAGGCCAGCGAACTCGCCGACTTCCTCGACCGCACCTACGACGAGATCCCCGCCGGCGACGAGGCCCGCTGGTTCGACTTCGATCACGAGCTGACCAAGCTCGCGATGCACGACTGA